Proteins encoded by one window of Mycolicibacterium cosmeticum:
- a CDS encoding ATP-binding cassette domain-containing protein, giving the protein MTSAPSAIACAGLTHRYGQFTAVDDLNLKVRTGETMGLLGPNGAGKTTVIRVLTTLTPVQHGSVQIFGLDSRRNTMDIRFNIGYVPQQLSIEAALTGRQNVELFARLYDVPRRERAERVADALAAMQLSDVADNVAGTYSGGMVRRLELAQALVNRPSLLLLDEPTVGLDPIARDSVWEQVGRMKADYGMTVLLTTHYMGEADALCDRVALMHHGRLQAVGTPAELKATVSDTATLEDVFRHYAGSDLDEPTQAGLREVAAARRTARRVG; this is encoded by the coding sequence ATGACTTCCGCACCCTCGGCCATCGCCTGCGCCGGGCTCACGCACCGCTACGGCCAGTTCACCGCCGTGGACGACCTGAACCTAAAGGTGCGCACCGGCGAGACCATGGGACTGCTCGGCCCCAACGGCGCAGGCAAGACCACCGTCATCCGGGTACTGACCACCCTCACCCCGGTGCAACACGGCTCGGTCCAGATCTTCGGGCTGGACTCCCGGCGCAACACCATGGATATCAGGTTCAATATCGGTTATGTGCCGCAACAGCTTTCCATCGAGGCGGCGCTGACCGGCCGGCAGAACGTCGAGCTGTTCGCCCGGCTCTACGATGTGCCCCGTCGGGAGCGGGCCGAGCGGGTTGCCGACGCATTGGCCGCCATGCAGCTCTCCGATGTCGCCGATAACGTGGCCGGGACCTATTCCGGCGGTATGGTGCGCCGGCTGGAACTGGCGCAGGCACTGGTGAATCGGCCGTCGTTGCTGTTGCTGGACGAACCGACGGTGGGTCTGGACCCCATCGCGCGCGACAGCGTCTGGGAGCAGGTGGGCCGGATGAAAGCCGACTACGGCATGACCGTGCTGCTGACCACGCACTACATGGGTGAGGCGGACGCGCTCTGTGACCGGGTGGCACTGATGCACCACGGCCGCCTGCAGGCCGTCGGCACCCCGGCCGAGCTGAAGGCAACCGTCAGCGACACCGCCACCCTGGAAGATGTCTTCCGGCATTACGCGGGTTCGGATCTCGACGAGCCCACCCAGGCGGGTTTGCGCGAGGTGGCGGCGGCCAGGAGGACGGCGCGCCGTGTCGGCTGA
- a CDS encoding ABC transporter permease — MRIGAFALVELQKLRHDRTELFTRMVQPALWLLIFGQTFSRLHVIDTGHVDYLAFLAPGIIAQSALFISIFYGIQIIWDRDAGILAKLMVTPAPPSALVTGKAFAAGVRSVVQVIGVVALAYLLGVHMTVNPLRILGAMVVVVLGSAFFACLSMTLAGLVRHRDRLMGIGQAITMPLFFASNALYPVDVMPQWLRWLSAVNPLSYEVNALRGLLIGTPSNGWVDIAVLIAAAVLGIASASALLRRLVR, encoded by the coding sequence ATGCGCATCGGCGCCTTTGCCCTCGTCGAACTGCAGAAGCTCCGGCACGACCGCACCGAGCTGTTCACCCGCATGGTCCAACCGGCGCTGTGGCTGCTCATCTTCGGCCAGACGTTCAGCCGGCTGCACGTCATCGACACCGGCCACGTCGACTATCTGGCCTTCCTGGCGCCCGGCATCATCGCCCAGTCCGCGCTGTTCATCTCGATCTTCTATGGCATCCAGATCATCTGGGACCGGGACGCCGGCATCTTGGCCAAGTTGATGGTCACCCCCGCCCCACCGTCGGCATTGGTGACGGGCAAGGCGTTCGCCGCCGGGGTGCGGTCGGTGGTGCAGGTCATCGGGGTGGTGGCGCTGGCCTATCTGCTCGGGGTGCACATGACGGTGAACCCGCTGCGCATCCTGGGTGCCATGGTCGTGGTGGTGCTCGGATCGGCGTTCTTCGCATGCCTGTCCATGACGCTCGCGGGGCTGGTCCGGCACCGCGACCGCCTGATGGGCATCGGCCAGGCCATCACCATGCCGTTGTTCTTCGCCTCCAACGCGCTCTACCCGGTCGACGTGATGCCGCAGTGGCTGCGTTGGCTCTCGGCGGTGAACCCGTTGAGCTATGAGGTGAACGCGTTGCGCGGTTTGCTGATCGGCACCCCCTCCAACGGCTGGGTCGATATCGCGGTGCTGATCGCCGCCGCGGTACTCGGCATCGCCAGCGCGTCGGCGCTGCTGCGCCGCCTGGTGCGGTAA
- a CDS encoding ArnT family glycosyltransferase: MTNLRDRAVLAALLIGTAVFYLWHITVNGMGNQFYAAAAQAGSQDWEALLFGSLDARNFITVDKPPVSQWVMGLSGQLFGFSSASMLVPEALMAVGSVALLYGAVRRIGGPWAGLLAGAGLALTPVAVLMFRFNNPDAAMVLLMTAAAYCAVRALDRNGARWMVLAGVALGFAFLAKMLEGLMVVPAIGLVYLVAAPVVLGRRLLHLLAALVAFVVSAGWYVVLTLVWPASSRPYLAGSTDNNFMNLVLGYNGIARILGRHNTTMFGSMSSQGGDLGGWGGQSQGLTRLFNGEFGFEIGWLLPGALLATALVLVERGRAPRTDRIRAGAMLFGGWMVVDGVVLSLMHGTVHAYYCLSLAPAVAAMYAIGVRRMWVCRDGWFGRSGLTVLLAGTAAWGWWLLHRNPHWQPWIRVAILVLAAAVLALWIGRPAAVRVALMLGVCAALLGPAAYAVATAASAHQGGGPTVGPHRSAKDTGGWGRDADTPALDALLSASHTRWSAAVERSNTAAGLELSTHTAVMAIGGFSGTDPAPTLGQFQQDVARHQIGYYLVEKASGHGPSLNTRAHGDITQWVAAHFPAAVLGSTTVYDLAAPSR; this comes from the coding sequence GTGACCAACCTGAGGGACCGCGCCGTCCTCGCCGCGCTGCTGATCGGGACGGCGGTGTTCTACCTGTGGCATATCACGGTCAACGGGATGGGCAATCAGTTCTATGCGGCGGCGGCTCAGGCCGGGTCGCAGGACTGGGAGGCGCTGCTGTTCGGGTCGCTGGATGCGCGCAATTTCATCACGGTGGACAAGCCGCCGGTGTCGCAGTGGGTGATGGGCCTGTCGGGTCAGCTGTTCGGGTTCAGCAGCGCCAGCATGCTGGTGCCCGAGGCGTTGATGGCCGTCGGCTCGGTGGCACTGCTGTACGGGGCGGTGCGCCGGATCGGTGGGCCGTGGGCGGGCCTGTTGGCCGGTGCCGGGTTGGCGTTGACGCCGGTGGCGGTGTTGATGTTCCGGTTCAACAACCCGGATGCGGCGATGGTGTTGTTGATGACGGCCGCGGCGTATTGCGCGGTGCGGGCACTGGACCGAAACGGGGCCCGCTGGATGGTGTTGGCCGGGGTGGCGTTGGGGTTCGCCTTTCTGGCCAAGATGCTCGAAGGGTTGATGGTGGTGCCGGCGATCGGGCTGGTGTATCTGGTTGCGGCGCCGGTGGTGCTGGGGCGGCGGTTGTTGCACCTGTTGGCGGCGTTGGTGGCGTTTGTGGTCTCGGCCGGCTGGTATGTGGTGCTGACCTTGGTCTGGCCGGCGTCGTCGCGGCCGTATCTGGCCGGGTCCACCGACAACAACTTCATGAACCTGGTCCTGGGCTACAACGGCATTGCCCGAATCCTGGGCCGGCACAACACCACAATGTTCGGCTCGATGAGCAGTCAAGGCGGTGACCTCGGCGGCTGGGGCGGGCAATCGCAGGGCCTGACCCGATTGTTCAACGGCGAGTTCGGTTTCGAGATCGGCTGGCTGCTGCCCGGAGCGCTGCTGGCCACCGCGCTGGTCCTGGTGGAACGCGGGCGGGCACCACGCACCGACCGGATCCGCGCGGGCGCCATGCTGTTCGGCGGCTGGATGGTGGTCGACGGGGTGGTGCTCAGCCTGATGCACGGCACCGTGCACGCCTACTACTGCCTGTCCCTGGCACCGGCCGTCGCCGCCATGTACGCGATCGGTGTACGGCGGATGTGGGTGTGCCGGGACGGCTGGTTCGGCCGATCGGGATTGACGGTGCTGCTCGCCGGCACCGCGGCCTGGGGATGGTGGCTGTTACACCGGAACCCGCACTGGCAGCCCTGGATTCGCGTGGCGATCCTGGTCTTGGCGGCGGCGGTCCTGGCGCTCTGGATCGGGCGCCCCGCCGCCGTGCGGGTGGCGCTGATGCTGGGTGTCTGCGCGGCCCTGCTCGGTCCGGCGGCCTACGCGGTGGCCACCGCCGCCAGCGCACATCAAGGTGGTGGGCCGACCGTCGGCCCACACCGATCGGCGAAGGACACCGGTGGGTGGGGCCGCGACGCGGACACCCCGGCACTCGATGCGCTGTTGTCGGCCAGCCACACCCGGTGGTCGGCGGCCGTCGAACGCTCCAACACCGCTGCGGGTTTGGAGCTGTCCACCCACACCGCGGTGATGGCGATCGGAGGGTTCTCCGGCACCGATCCCGCGCCGACGCTGGGTCAGTTCCAGCAGGACGTGGCCCGCCATCAGATCGGCTACTACCTGGTGGAGAAGGCTTCGGGGCATGGGCCGTCCCTGAACACCCGCGCCCACGGCGATATCACGCAGTGGGTGGCCGCCCACTTCCCGGCCGCGGTGCTCGGCTCGACGACGGTGTACGACCTGGCCGCGCCGTCACGCTGA
- a CDS encoding maltokinase N-terminal cap-like domain-containing protein: MNLPFDTWLPQQRWYSGRGRQLSAVKAEHVVTLAPDLDLALLDAHYTDGPAEQYQVLVRWGSGDATARIGSDGDRDGYDGMADPAAAGVLLDLIASSASTGPVTFVREPGAELPADRVGRRLGAEQSNTSVVFGNQAILKVFRRVIPGINPDIELTRALTGNPHVTPLLGSYQLAAGAEPYALGMLTTFAAGSTDGWDLALAAARDGADFTAESGRLGEAVGTVHAALAATLGTETAPFPVDTWIRRLHATAGAVPQLREFVPRIEQRYRALADTPATVQRIHGDLHLGQVLRTPTTWLIIDFEGEPGQPLAERRRPDAALRDIAGMLRSYDYAARGARHWVDAQCGAFCAGYAAVTGADPRQQAAVLAAYELDKAVYEVGYEARYRPDWLPIPLGAVTRLAAG; encoded by the coding sequence GTGAACCTTCCGTTCGACACCTGGCTGCCGCAGCAGCGCTGGTATTCGGGCCGCGGCCGGCAACTGAGCGCGGTGAAGGCCGAGCATGTCGTGACCCTGGCGCCGGACCTCGATCTGGCGCTGCTCGACGCCCACTACACCGACGGGCCGGCCGAGCAGTACCAGGTCCTGGTGCGGTGGGGCTCCGGTGACGCCACGGCCCGGATCGGCTCCGACGGCGACCGCGACGGCTACGACGGGATGGCCGACCCGGCCGCGGCCGGTGTCCTGCTGGACCTGATCGCGTCTTCGGCCTCGACCGGTCCGGTCACCTTCGTGCGTGAACCCGGCGCCGAACTGCCGGCCGACCGGGTGGGTCGCCGGCTGGGCGCCGAACAATCCAACACCAGCGTGGTCTTCGGAAATCAGGCCATTCTCAAGGTGTTCCGCCGGGTCATCCCCGGCATCAACCCCGATATCGAACTGACCCGCGCGCTGACCGGTAACCCCCATGTGACGCCGCTGCTGGGCAGCTACCAGCTGGCCGCAGGCGCCGAGCCGTACGCGCTCGGCATGCTGACCACCTTCGCCGCCGGTTCGACCGACGGCTGGGACCTGGCGCTGGCGGCGGCCCGCGACGGGGCGGACTTCACGGCCGAGTCGGGACGTCTCGGTGAGGCGGTCGGCACGGTGCACGCCGCGCTGGCGGCCACGCTCGGCACCGAGACCGCGCCGTTCCCCGTCGACACCTGGATCCGGAGGCTGCACGCCACGGCCGGCGCGGTGCCGCAATTGCGCGAGTTCGTCCCGCGCATCGAGCAGCGTTACCGCGCCCTCGCCGATACGCCGGCGACCGTGCAGCGCATCCACGGCGACCTGCACCTGGGCCAGGTGCTGCGTACCCCGACCACCTGGCTGATCATCGATTTCGAAGGCGAGCCCGGGCAGCCGCTGGCCGAACGCCGCCGCCCGGACGCCGCCCTGCGCGATATCGCGGGAATGCTGCGGTCCTACGACTACGCCGCCCGGGGCGCACGGCACTGGGTGGACGCCCAGTGCGGCGCCTTCTGTGCGGGCTACGCCGCCGTCACCGGCGCCGACCCGCGCCAGCAGGCCGCGGTGCTGGCGGCGTACGAGCTCGACAAGGCCGTCTACGAGGTCGGGTACGAAGCCCGCTACCGCCCGGACTGGTTGCCGATCCCGCTGGGTGCCGTCACCAGGCTCGCGGCCGGGTAG
- a CDS encoding HugZ family pyridoxamine 5'-phosphate oxidase, with translation MADKLRDHGDPGDAPTIPPALTPVVNARRPSAAEEARTIAASTNAGTLATLTAEGDPWASFVTYGLVGGAPVLCVSNLAEHGRNLAGDQRASIAIVAPDQPEDPLASGRITLAGVVTRPAGDELAAARQAHLDAVPAAKYYIDYSDFTLWVLQVQRVRWVGGYGRMDSASAADYAAAEPDPVSPHAAGAVAHLNADHADALTAIAQTLGGYPDATAATCTGADRYGLDLRVLTPRGMAYTRAGYPEPINAIGELRAAAVELTRRARQG, from the coding sequence GTGGCTGACAAGTTGCGTGACCACGGTGACCCCGGCGATGCTCCGACGATCCCGCCGGCGCTGACGCCCGTCGTCAACGCCAGACGGCCGTCGGCGGCCGAGGAGGCCCGCACCATCGCCGCATCCACCAACGCGGGCACGCTGGCCACCCTGACCGCCGAGGGCGACCCGTGGGCGTCGTTCGTCACCTACGGGCTGGTCGGCGGAGCGCCGGTGCTGTGCGTATCGAACCTCGCCGAGCACGGCCGCAACCTGGCAGGCGATCAGCGTGCCAGCATCGCCATCGTGGCACCCGATCAGCCGGAGGATCCACTGGCGTCGGGCCGGATCACCCTGGCCGGGGTGGTCACCCGGCCCGCCGGTGACGAACTGGCGGCCGCTCGCCAGGCGCACCTGGACGCCGTACCGGCGGCGAAGTACTACATCGACTACAGCGACTTCACGCTGTGGGTGCTGCAGGTGCAACGGGTGCGCTGGGTCGGCGGTTACGGCCGGATGGATTCCGCCAGCGCAGCGGACTACGCCGCGGCCGAACCCGATCCGGTGTCGCCGCACGCGGCCGGCGCCGTCGCGCACCTCAACGCCGACCACGCCGACGCGCTGACGGCCATCGCCCAGACCCTCGGCGGCTACCCCGACGCCACCGCCGCCACCTGCACCGGCGCCGACCGTTACGGCCTCGACCTGAGGGTGCTCACCCCGCGCGGGATGGCCTACACCCGGGCCGGTTACCCCGAGCCGATCAACGCGATCGGCGAACTGCGCGCGGCAGCAGTGGAACTCACCCGCAGGGCACGCCAGGGCTGA
- a CDS encoding orotate phosphoribosyltransferase, translating into MQRPDTWQAAFDLIRTRAHERREEPFRLVSGQLSHDYIDGKYAIDNGERLTTVSRAVADLAALNGIDFDAVGGLTMGADPLAHGIAMVTGKAWFSVRKEQKQRGREQWIEGTRLSPGDRVLLVDDVISTGGSTKKAYDRVLESGVTVTGVIPMVDRGDVAAELFGGLGVPFVALVTYKDLGIDPVQAV; encoded by the coding sequence ATGCAGCGACCGGACACCTGGCAGGCAGCCTTCGACCTCATTCGCACCCGCGCCCACGAGCGCCGCGAAGAGCCGTTCCGGCTGGTGAGCGGGCAGCTGAGCCACGACTACATCGACGGCAAGTACGCCATCGACAACGGTGAGCGGCTCACCACCGTCAGCCGCGCGGTGGCCGACCTGGCCGCCCTCAACGGGATCGACTTCGACGCCGTCGGCGGTCTGACCATGGGCGCCGATCCGCTGGCGCACGGTATCGCCATGGTGACGGGCAAGGCCTGGTTCTCGGTGCGCAAGGAACAGAAGCAGCGCGGCCGCGAGCAGTGGATCGAGGGCACCCGACTTTCACCGGGTGACCGGGTGCTGCTGGTCGACGACGTGATCAGCACCGGCGGTTCCACCAAGAAGGCCTACGACCGCGTCCTCGAGTCCGGTGTCACGGTGACCGGGGTGATCCCGATGGTGGACCGCGGTGACGTGGCGGCCGAGCTGTTCGGCGGCCTCGGGGTGCCGTTCGTCGCGCTGGTCACCTATAAGGATCTGGGCATCGACCCGGTGCAGGCGGTCTAG
- the eccD gene encoding type VII secretion integral membrane protein EccD, which yields MTATSAGPAAPASSSVTPGRPSTTRVTILTGRRMTDLVLPAAAPIETYIDETVAVLADLLDDTPAEVLAGFDFKAQGEWAFARPGAPPLKGTESLDDAGVVDGSLLTLVSVSRTERYRPLVEDVIDAIAVLDESPVFDRTALNRFVGLALPVVSTVVVITALVAWTQSGHGWWWSVALGVLGLGLLGGSLLSKNRFGNIDTAESLLVAALPALAGAVALAVPLPRDADGLGAPQLAGAAGVVLLYALATRGGPRRRAELASFLAVGSTALTAAAVAYGYGAQEWVPAGAIAFGLIVVTNAAKMTVAVARIALPPIPAPGETVANDELLDPVSSPDAADEESPTWQAIIASVPESAARLSERSHLSKQLLNGFLTAGAVVLAAGAIAVVEQGHFFIHSLIVAGLVAAVSGFRSRLYAERWCAWALLAVAVVVPTGVMIRLCLWDPHSAWLVLAIYAAVAGVALIIIGATDNVHRVSPVTKRILELLDGAAIAAVIPLLLWIAGVYDLLRNLRF from the coding sequence TTGACCGCCACGTCAGCCGGCCCCGCCGCGCCCGCGTCCTCGAGCGTGACGCCGGGTCGCCCGTCGACCACGCGCGTCACCATCCTGACCGGCCGGCGGATGACCGACCTGGTGCTGCCGGCCGCCGCCCCGATCGAGACGTACATCGACGAGACCGTGGCGGTGCTCGCCGACCTGCTCGACGACACCCCGGCGGAGGTGCTGGCCGGATTCGACTTCAAGGCGCAGGGCGAGTGGGCGTTCGCACGCCCGGGCGCCCCGCCGCTGAAGGGCACCGAATCACTCGATGACGCCGGCGTGGTGGACGGATCGCTGCTGACGCTGGTATCGGTCAGCCGGACCGAACGCTACCGGCCGCTGGTCGAGGACGTCATCGACGCCATCGCGGTGCTCGACGAGTCCCCCGTGTTCGATCGCACCGCCCTCAATCGCTTTGTCGGCCTTGCGCTTCCGGTCGTATCGACCGTCGTCGTCATCACCGCCCTGGTGGCGTGGACGCAATCCGGACACGGTTGGTGGTGGTCGGTGGCGTTGGGCGTGCTCGGTTTGGGCCTGCTCGGCGGCAGCCTGTTGTCGAAGAACCGCTTCGGCAACATCGACACGGCCGAAAGCCTGCTGGTGGCCGCGCTGCCGGCGCTGGCCGGCGCGGTCGCGCTGGCGGTGCCGCTGCCCAGGGACGCCGACGGCCTCGGGGCGCCGCAGCTCGCCGGCGCCGCCGGCGTCGTCCTGCTGTACGCGTTGGCCACCCGGGGCGGTCCGCGCCGGCGTGCCGAACTGGCCTCCTTCCTCGCGGTGGGTTCGACGGCGCTCACCGCGGCGGCCGTCGCCTACGGGTACGGCGCGCAGGAATGGGTTCCCGCCGGCGCCATCGCCTTTGGGCTCATCGTGGTCACCAACGCGGCCAAGATGACCGTCGCCGTGGCCCGGATCGCGCTGCCGCCCATCCCGGCGCCGGGCGAGACGGTGGCCAATGACGAATTGCTGGACCCGGTGTCCAGCCCGGACGCCGCCGATGAGGAAAGCCCGACCTGGCAGGCGATCATCGCGTCGGTCCCCGAATCGGCCGCGCGGCTCAGTGAGCGCAGCCACCTGTCCAAGCAACTGCTCAACGGCTTCCTGACCGCCGGTGCCGTCGTGCTGGCGGCCGGCGCCATCGCGGTGGTGGAGCAGGGCCACTTCTTCATCCACAGCCTGATCGTGGCCGGCCTGGTGGCCGCGGTGAGCGGGTTCCGGTCCCGGCTGTACGCCGAACGCTGGTGTGCCTGGGCGTTGTTGGCCGTCGCGGTGGTGGTCCCGACGGGTGTGATGATCCGGCTGTGCCTGTGGGACCCGCATTCGGCGTGGCTGGTGCTCGCCATCTACGCGGCGGTCGCCGGGGTCGCCCTGATCATCATCGGCGCCACCGACAATGTGCACCGCGTCTCGCCGGTCACCAAACGCATCCTGGAACTGCTCGACGGGGCCGCGATCGCCGCGGTGATCCCGCTGTTGCTGTGGATCGCCGGCGTGTACGACCTGCTGCGCAATCTGCGCTTCTAG
- a CDS encoding ESX secretion-associated protein EspG, translating into MTGSYPLHGEPTHYDDVVAVEVTIDGMLVIADRLNLVDFPISLGIRPNIPQPELRDIVWEQVARDLTAQGILDVFGAPHPEVAAMTDTLARPDRTLEGRWWRRDVGEKMVRFVVCRKLFHSAGPADGEASSETEGAAPAATPPMPIHASAPRATEVTPPSMPIAPTQTQTSGVPAPREAEITQQMRPAQHSGPQRAQNGMLRTPPPAQPAGARHEQQRPAPAPQPRAAAPAPSQHFAEAPESVWSQSQPIPAQPAPTSAATMGNHRAIDALSHVGVRTAVKMPSQRGWRHWLYLCTRINLGLSPDEVYEMDLHARIRRNARDSYQIGVFGLKGGVGKTAVTVALGSSLSRVRGDRILAIDADPDGGNLADRAGRQSAATISDLLSDKELSRYNDIRAYTSMNGANLEVLSSEEYSAARREFNDEDWKGAVGIVSRYYNLVLADCGAGLFQPASRAVLSTVSGLVIVASASIDGARQAAVTMDWLRQNGYQDLLGRSCVVINHVTPGKTNIDVEDLVQQFERHVAPGRVVVLPWDKHIAAGTEIQLELLGKDFQRRVLELAAALSDDFDRLERR; encoded by the coding sequence ATGACCGGTTCGTACCCACTGCACGGTGAACCCACCCATTACGACGATGTCGTCGCCGTCGAGGTCACCATCGACGGCATGCTGGTGATCGCCGACCGGCTCAATCTGGTGGACTTCCCCATCTCGCTCGGGATCCGGCCCAACATTCCGCAGCCGGAGCTGCGCGACATCGTCTGGGAGCAGGTCGCCCGGGATCTCACCGCGCAGGGCATCCTCGACGTGTTCGGCGCGCCGCACCCGGAGGTGGCGGCGATGACCGACACCCTGGCTCGTCCCGATCGCACCTTGGAGGGCCGGTGGTGGCGACGCGACGTCGGTGAGAAGATGGTGCGATTCGTGGTGTGTCGCAAGCTCTTCCATTCCGCCGGCCCAGCCGACGGTGAGGCCAGCAGCGAAACCGAGGGCGCGGCTCCCGCTGCCACACCGCCGATGCCGATTCACGCGTCCGCGCCCAGGGCGACTGAGGTCACCCCGCCCTCGATGCCGATCGCACCCACGCAGACCCAGACGTCCGGTGTGCCGGCACCACGCGAGGCGGAGATCACCCAGCAGATGCGGCCGGCGCAGCACTCCGGCCCGCAGCGGGCCCAGAACGGCATGCTGCGCACCCCGCCACCCGCCCAGCCCGCCGGCGCCCGGCACGAGCAGCAGCGGCCCGCGCCGGCGCCGCAGCCGCGTGCCGCCGCGCCCGCGCCCAGCCAGCATTTCGCCGAGGCGCCCGAATCGGTGTGGTCGCAGAGCCAACCGATCCCGGCCCAGCCGGCGCCGACCTCGGCCGCCACCATGGGCAACCACCGAGCCATCGACGCCCTGTCACACGTCGGGGTGCGCACCGCGGTCAAGATGCCGTCCCAGCGCGGCTGGCGGCATTGGCTGTACCTGTGCACCCGGATCAACCTCGGGCTGTCGCCCGACGAGGTCTACGAGATGGACCTGCACGCGCGGATCCGCCGCAACGCCAGGGACTCCTACCAGATCGGCGTCTTCGGGCTCAAGGGCGGCGTCGGCAAGACCGCCGTCACGGTGGCGCTCGGTTCGTCGCTCAGCCGGGTGCGCGGCGACCGTATCCTCGCGATCGACGCGGACCCCGACGGCGGTAACCTTGCCGACCGGGCCGGCCGGCAGTCGGCGGCCACGATCTCGGATCTGTTGTCCGACAAGGAATTGTCGCGCTACAACGACATCCGCGCGTACACCAGCATGAACGGTGCCAACCTCGAGGTGCTGTCCTCGGAGGAATACAGCGCGGCCCGGCGTGAATTCAACGACGAGGACTGGAAGGGCGCCGTCGGCATCGTCTCGCGCTACTACAACCTGGTGCTGGCCGACTGCGGCGCCGGTCTGTTCCAGCCGGCCTCGCGGGCCGTGCTGTCCACCGTCTCGGGTCTGGTGATCGTCGCGAGCGCCTCCATCGACGGTGCCCGCCAGGCCGCCGTCACCATGGACTGGCTGAGGCAGAACGGCTACCAGGATCTGCTCGGCCGGTCCTGCGTCGTCATCAACCACGTCACGCCGGGCAAGACCAACATCGACGTCGAAGACCTCGTCCAGCAGTTCGAACGGCACGTCGCGCCGGGCCGGGTGGTGGTCCTGCCCTGGGACAAGCACATCGCCGCCGGCACCGAGATCCAGCTGGAGCTGCTCGGCAAGGACTTCCAGCGCCGGGTCCTTGAGTTGGCCGCCGCGCTGTCCGACGACTTCGACCGCCTCGAACGTCGTTGA
- a CDS encoding type VII secretion target: MSDDLHVVSARLHALADAQRLAAHRLTTATATPESTPPAVAATHGPAASVTAGVLADLHAVRTEAGLRMATVSHGMSERLRYSAAQYDHVDRTSADFLEQQLPGVR, translated from the coding sequence GTGTCCGACGATCTGCACGTCGTGAGCGCGCGGCTGCACGCGCTGGCCGATGCCCAGCGGCTGGCCGCTCACCGGCTCACCACGGCCACCGCGACACCCGAGTCGACACCGCCGGCGGTGGCCGCCACCCACGGCCCTGCCGCGTCGGTGACCGCGGGCGTACTGGCCGACCTGCACGCCGTCCGCACCGAAGCCGGTCTGCGAATGGCGACGGTCTCGCACGGCATGAGTGAACGGCTCAGGTATTCCGCTGCCCAGTACGACCACGTCGACCGCACCTCGGCCGACTTCCTGGAGCAACAGCTGCCGGGGGTGCGGTGA
- a CDS encoding EspA/EspE family type VII secretion system effector translates to MSKRPAPPGPPPTDRSRAGDIGEFVLDAVGSAILVAGQRLLTRMRQTLGEGTPDDGEAFGMAGKQFRAVDTVLGPAMPAGDWTGTGSDAYARQNLDQRGRAGSIAEADHEVHRVLAGEAYQVTYHREKIRELYNWLGELSQYTQWMELVPRYGEAAKVVVEAAAVQTALESAECELKNMRAEAAENAMRLRDLVGRYQAIAATAVLPDREFGGPAAPGGPGAGGPVHGEASFDGMGGKLGAPAPARPAGGIAADGTEGPLAPGGPEAFEDARAAGSAEGVRDQPNPAAGLAGLVGVAGVVPAMAAALTTPLAALAAPAGGAVAAVVQAAVQGAAARQDPDAAGDDGDEPTEPVGPGAAVPEQLMHPAVEDGGTGGSGTATVNAGDTRVPDAAARPSATGR, encoded by the coding sequence GTGAGCAAGCGACCCGCACCACCCGGCCCTCCGCCGACGGACCGGTCGCGGGCCGGGGACATCGGCGAGTTCGTGCTCGATGCGGTCGGCTCGGCCATCCTCGTCGCCGGCCAACGGTTACTCACCCGGATGCGCCAGACCTTGGGCGAGGGAACCCCGGACGACGGGGAGGCGTTCGGGATGGCCGGCAAGCAGTTCCGTGCCGTCGACACCGTTCTGGGCCCGGCGATGCCGGCGGGGGACTGGACCGGGACGGGTTCGGACGCCTACGCGCGGCAGAACCTCGACCAGCGCGGGCGAGCGGGATCCATCGCCGAAGCCGATCACGAGGTGCACCGGGTGCTGGCCGGTGAGGCGTATCAGGTGACGTATCACCGCGAGAAGATCCGCGAGCTCTACAACTGGCTGGGTGAGCTGTCGCAGTACACCCAATGGATGGAATTGGTGCCGCGGTACGGGGAGGCGGCCAAGGTGGTGGTCGAGGCCGCGGCGGTGCAGACGGCCCTGGAATCGGCCGAGTGCGAGCTGAAGAACATGCGTGCGGAGGCCGCCGAGAACGCGATGAGGCTGCGTGACCTGGTCGGCCGGTACCAGGCCATCGCCGCTACGGCGGTGCTGCCCGACCGCGAATTCGGGGGTCCCGCCGCACCGGGCGGACCCGGCGCGGGCGGCCCGGTGCATGGGGAGGCGAGCTTCGACGGTATGGGCGGCAAGCTCGGTGCGCCGGCACCGGCGCGACCGGCCGGTGGGATCGCCGCCGACGGCACCGAAGGCCCGCTCGCTCCCGGAGGCCCGGAAGCGTTCGAAGACGCCCGGGCCGCGGGATCGGCCGAGGGAGTCCGCGATCAGCCGAACCCGGCGGCCGGACTGGCGGGTCTGGTCGGTGTCGCCGGGGTGGTGCCCGCGATGGCAGCCGCCTTGACCACGCCGCTTGCTGCCCTGGCGGCACCCGCCGGCGGAGCGGTGGCGGCCGTCGTCCAAGCCGCCGTGCAGGGCGCCGCCGCGCGCCAGGACCCCGACGCTGCCGGCGACGACGGGGACGAGCCGACCGAACCGGTGGGCCCCGGTGCCGCGGTGCCGGAGCAGTTGATGCACCCGGCTGTGGAAGACGGTGGTACCGGTGGCTCCGGCACGGCTACGGTGAACGCGGGCGATACGCGCGTACCGGACGCTGCCGCGCGACCATCTGCCACGGGGAGGTAA